AGAATTCACCATGAAGccaattaaacatttatttctataaagttaaatatttttttatatggtcACGTTGCTTGGTAAAGTACGTGCAGTCTGACTTGCATATTTTGAGCTAGCTAGTATGTTCTACGGTCAGAATCAATGTTGACTGTTGTGGAGTTGGAAAAATTCTTATTCATGCTCGTATGGATTGTTTTACCCCATTATTGAATGGGAGTGTCTGTTAACAACTTAGGGTTTGCTTGGAAATCCGCTACAGCTCAGTTGAACGGAGGTAGTTTCCCACTTTCTGATACGTAAACTGAGAAAGAGATAGTGTGTGGGATCCATGTTCAGGTCAACTGAACCGAACATGGTAATATTCCTTTGTTCAGTAATTTGCACCACCAAAAGACACCTGACTGTACAAACCTTTTTTACACAATTTTCAACCCTTAGTCTCACTTCAACCGTAACTTtgattgttaaatttatttaggaGGAGATTCAAGTGATGCGAGGACTTGTTGTGGTGTATGTATATTACTAAAATACagtgagattttatttttgagatttATGGTATTAAATAAAGTGATTCTATACTACAGttttttgagtatttttttttttcctggagTAATTATTTCTCCTAAAGAAACCACTAAAGTgacttattttgtttatttttccttttcaaaagcatataaatattgtattcttaaaatatttttctttaataaattcaCCAACAAACAGGccttctattttgtttttatttgttgaaatgGTATACTATATGGAGAAATGATTAATCAGTGATATAAGGATGAGGACCTAGTCTTGTACAGAGTAGATTCTGTCAATTATATGATGCAATTTAATCcactttttatttgatttgtctAGTAGAATGGAGTTTTAGATACGAATAGCTATGATTTTTTGAGAGTATCTCTTTGAGTAGCTTTTTATTAGAGTGCTGGCACTGGTAGTTGTTTTTATGTATATCAATTTTTGACatttaagttgattttttgCATCATATGTGGAAATTATTCGAATgtgtttcatatattttgtcttttttactATAGAATCCTGAGAGATTTGTAATGAGAATATAATACAATCTTAACCATTCAGATAAGCTTTGTATTTATTACAAACTTTTACTATGaattcctttaatttttttttttttgtcataccTGTTTGTGGTGCTCTTGAGTATGAGTACTTATTTGCTATCCCAAATCATACCTATGATGAATTGGAGTTTACATAAATGTCCCATATCTTTGCCAAAGAAGAATTTAACTTTTCTGTGATTATTTTGCCCTTTCAGGTGCTTTGGCCAGTTGTTCTTTTGTTATTCAGATTTGCCCTTTATGTGCCATAGTGCCGCATCTTTGTCATGCACCACTCTCTGTTCCCTATTCTTAACTCAAAGAATGTATGGGAACTAGGGCAATGGCATCTGGCAAGTTTGATCCACCTTCTAGTAGCCCAGATAGACCATTGTACCCTGGGCAACGTGGATCCCACTTAACTGCTTCATTAGATAGATCAGGTAGCTTTCGGGAAAGCATGGAAAATTCAGCTCTGTCTTCTCTTCCTAACATGTTAAGAAGCAGTTCTCCAGCAACACGTGGGGAAGTAGAGAACTTCTTCAATTATGTGCATTTTGATCCAAAGTACTTAACACTAGATCATAAGTCTAATCGTCAAGTGGAATATAAGCGACATGTCAATGCTGCTCTTGGAATTTCACCTGATGAATCTCCATCTAGTTCTTCAAAAGGCAAGCTACTGCCATCGCCAGTACCAGAAGACATGAAACGACTCAAGGATATTTTGGGAGCAAGCATAATGAAGGCGAGGTAGTTCTTTGTAGGTTTTGTTACATACATTGTATTTGGATGTGTGTAATTAAGTTTATAACATTTCATTATATGCTGTATTCAACAGGGATCGTGTGAAAATGTTTAGCGAAGCTTTATCAGTATTTCATGAAGTTTTCCCAactataactttaaaaaaaagatcTCGAGCTGAAAGTTTCTCTAATGACCGATCTAATGTCATGTCAAGTGATCGCCCAGTCTTGGGGTCAAGCATGGGTAAGGGTGGTGTTCAAGGTCATCCTGTGACAGGTGGTTTTGAACTTGAGCAGCAAAAGTCAGAAGAACGAACCAAAAATGTTGTTCCAAACAAGCGTACTCGCACTTCTATGGTTGATGTTAGGGTATGTGTCTTAGGTGATTTTCCCTATTCTTGTTTGCAAGTGTTAACATGCTCAATTTCACACTTTAATTCTTCCTATAATTGCATATTCATTTTCCTACTGTCTGGATATTTAAGATAAATACTGTAGTCACATACAATGGTATATATGTACtagttgtatattttttattttgcaacATTTGTTCCTAACTGTGATTCACCTTGAAACTGCTTTAGTTTAAATGTGCCTGCTAGAACATTTCTCCAGTGACATTTTTGTGGATATCACTTTATGTCtggaattataaaattatatatatatatatatatatatatatatatatatatatatatacatatacatatatatatatatatatatatatatttatttatttatttatttgtatacaTTATGTGTTCTTCCTGAAGTTTGTAAGTAGGTTTCCAACAGCTTTATGTTTGCTTATgccttctcatttttttttctgtgaaaGGAGTGAAGTATAGTATATTctacattttagtttttaggtTTTTGTGAGGGAAAACTGTTGTAGGCTCAGACTTGGatatttgttctttcttttatatagaATAACCTTTCAGATCAATATGGCATGCAATAAAACCTTTTAAACAACACTAACATGTCTTGATAAATTTCAGATGGATGTGCGGACTAATTCTCTTGTCAGGCCATCAGGCACAGTTGACAGAGACAAGGAAAAGTCACGGATTACCAGCAATGGTGCAGTTCAGAGTGAAGAACGCGCCTTACCTATTGTTGGTGATGGTTGGGAAAAgacaaaaatgaagaagaagcgTTCCTGCATCAAACTAGATGGTTCTCCAAGTACAACATTGACTAAACCTGTTAACACCTTCCAAGAAACTAAACAGGGAATGCAACAAAGACTTGTTACTGATTCTCGGTCAAAATTGAGTAATGATTCTCATTCTTTTAGGTACGAATgtgttacatatttttatttttttatatctggGAGAATTGAAGATAATGAAAACATCCTTTAAAAAAAGagggaaaatatgaaagaaatgtTATATCCCAAGAGAGAATCCATATAAGACAATGATGTTGAATCTCTTTAATCAACTACCTGATAACTGCATAAATTGCTCAGTTCCATGAATTCTGGCCTCCTGTTTCCTGCTACATGCTTTAAATGgagaatgaaaataaactaTAGACAATAACTGTAATGGAGTTCTCTTCTCCGAGTATTAATAGTGAAATGACTTTTGTCTAAGAAAGACAATACAGTTGTGatgaattttattgatttaaggaCAATGACTTTAAAATCTCTGATGGATGATAACATGTATGATATAacagtttatatttatatttatttatttctataagCAATTCTAACTGTTTATAGTGCTCTAAcctaacttataaatataataatttcactATTTTCTTACAGGCCGGGAGTTTCCAATGGAACTGTTGGGGCTGGAAAATCAGATGGTATCTCTCAACAAGCTGGGTTGGGCATACGAGCCTCTACCCCCAGAAACAACCAAGATAACAATTCCCCTGTCAATGATAGGCGAGGTCGCCCTGTTGGTTCAGACAAGGAAAGGGTGAATTTCAGAGCTGTAAACAAGTAAACACAAGCAGTGGATCCTATATCTTCTTTATTTGCTTTCTTGCTTTTAGGAATAATAATtgtcttttacatttttgtttcatgttGCTTTCTCTTTGTCtccttattttcattttgttaggTGTggttgttcaattgattatagttCAAATGTCTCTTTGTCTGagtgatattttttatgtaattgatGATTTATTCAGTATCTATGTTATATGGATGCCCAGGGCAACTGCACGTGATGAGTTTAATACAGCCAGTCCTACTGCTAGTGCAAAAATGAATACCGCTATTCGGGCTCCACGATCTGGTTCTGGAGTTGCCCCCAAGTTGTCACCAGTTGTCCATAGAGCAGCTGTTCCTAACGATTGGGAACTCTCTCACTGTGCTACGAAGCCACCTGCTGCTGCTAACAATCGCAAGCGTGTGGCTTCTGCAAGGTCATCTTCCCCACCTGTTGTACCCTGGCAGAGGCCACAAAAGAGCTCTCGCACTGCCAGAAGAACAAATTTCATGTCTATTGTTTCAAATAATGATGAGGCTCCAGCTTTGGATACTGCATCTGATGTGGCTGGTAATGATCTGGGGTTAGGATTTTCCAGACGCTTGGCTGGCAGTTCTACCcagcaaattaaattaaaagctGATCCTTCATCTTCAGCTGCCTTATCTGAAAGTGAAGAGTCAGGGGTGGCTGACactaaaccaaaagaaaagggTAGGAAGCCGGAAGAGATAGATCAGAAATCTGGACAAAATGTTCAAAAGGTGTCTAACTTGGTATTACCGACTAGAAAGAATAAGCTTGTTTCTGAAGAACATGGAGATGGTGTTAGGAGGCAAGGGAGGACTGGACGCAGTCTTACTGCCACAAGGTCACTAATGCCAATGACATCTGAGAAGCTTGGGAATATTGGAACTGCAAAGCAGCTTAGAAGTGCAAGACTATCTGATAAGAATGAAAGGTTCCATCCTTCTATCTAAGAACTTTGTTTAAGTTGTTTGACAATTTGTTTGGGCAGATGGATTAAAGTCCATGACTTGATGAAATCCTTGCAGCAAGGCAGGTCGTCCACCATCCAGGAAACTTTCTGATCGCAAGGCCTATGCACGACAAAAGCCTACTATTAATGCAGCCACAGATTTTTTTGGTACTAGTTCATTCTTCTAGAAGAGATTAATGGACTAAATTTTTAACTGCAGTACAAGTATATTGTTATTCACTTTTGGTTTATTTGGTTTAGTTGGGTCAGAAGATGGACATGAAGAGCTGCTGGCTGCTGTAAAGGGTCTTATCAACTCTGGTATGAATCTCATTgtatactttttatatatttgcaGCCTAAAAATTTCTCCCTCATGgagttcttttatattttcttgtcACTGCAGCTCATACTTTTTCCAGCCCCTTCTGGAGGCAGATGGAGCCTTTCTTCAGTTTGATAACTGAGGAGGATATTTCTTACTGGAAGCAAAAGGTAATCTTAACTTTCTCAACGCTTAcaaatgacaatttttttttttgtgaaagtaA
This genomic stretch from Vigna radiata var. radiata cultivar VC1973A chromosome 7, Vradiata_ver6, whole genome shotgun sequence harbors:
- the LOC106768586 gene encoding uncharacterized protein LOC106768586 isoform X1, with amino-acid sequence MGTRAMASGKFDPPSSSPDRPLYPGQRGSHLTASLDRSGSFRESMENSALSSLPNMLRSSSPATRGEVENFFNYVHFDPKYLTLDHKSNRQVEYKRHVNAALGISPDESPSSSSKGKLLPSPVPEDMKRLKDILGASIMKARDRVKMFSEALSVFHEVFPTITLKKRSRAESFSNDRSNVMSSDRPVLGSSMGKGGVQGHPVTGGFELEQQKSEERTKNVVPNKRTRTSMVDVRMDVRTNSLVRPSGTVDRDKEKSRITSNGAVQSEERALPIVGDGWEKTKMKKKRSCIKLDGSPSTTLTKPVNTFQETKQGMQQRLVTDSRSKLSNDSHSFRPGVSNGTVGAGKSDGISQQAGLGIRASTPRNNQDNNSPVNDRRGRPVGSDKERVNFRAVNKATARDEFNTASPTASAKMNTAIRAPRSGSGVAPKLSPVVHRAAVPNDWELSHCATKPPAAANNRKRVASARSSSPPVVPWQRPQKSSRTARRTNFMSIVSNNDEAPALDTASDVAGNDLGLGFSRRLAGSSTQQIKLKADPSSSAALSESEESGVADTKPKEKGRKPEEIDQKSGQNVQKVSNLVLPTRKNKLVSEEHGDGVRRQGRTGRSLTATRSLMPMTSEKLGNIGTAKQLRSARLSDKNESKAGRPPSRKLSDRKAYARQKPTINAATDFFVGSEDGHEELLAAVKGLINSAHTFSSPFWRQMEPFFSLITEEDISYWKQKINLESSTSMPTPIPSNIDGCEIVNGYGLTACERDSGSDAQWNAGVISGQLQLSKGDHNMIPLCHRLIAALISEEECSGGSEQFKFGAFDPEFDPDGQSELSGLDYHSGTNFQFACHSASNGYRIIDKPEHDVTHSDIIGIPPTGLNSSFGKSINGFLHDKASMSSFTGSEMQYDSLDINDKILLELKSIGIAPVPEPDMLQTDDEGILEDITKLEELYQGQISKKKSLLDGLFRVASVDKELQENRDFEQRALDKLVVMAYEKYMASWGPSPSGGKNTSNKMAKQAALGFVKRTLERCHQFEETGKSCFSDPLFKDMFLAESSKPHLSSLSVEARTASMGSQQSPSQFSQNMDNHDLHSSDMLPALNHSSDQTSGKEDLWSNRVKKRELSLDDVGGTPGLSSASGIGSSVTSSAKGKRSERDRDGKGHSREVLSRNGTTKVGRPASSSAKGDRKSKTKPKQKASQNSVSVNGLLGKLSEQPKPALSSTPKSNEMPTTSNTKEKDEFGLGGLDDHEPIDLSNLQLPGMDVLGVGDDQGQDLGSWLNIDDDGLQDHDDFMGGLEIPMDDLSDLNMIV
- the LOC106768586 gene encoding uncharacterized protein LOC106768586 isoform X2: MGTRAMASGKFDPPSSSPDRPLYPGQRGSHLTASLDRSGSFRESMENSALSSLPNMLRSSSPATRGEVENFFNYVHFDPKYLTLDHKSNRQVEYKRHVNAALGISPDESPSSSSKGKLLPSPVPEDMKRLKDILGASIMKARDRVKMFSEALSVFHEVFPTITLKKRSRAESFSNDRSNVMSSDRPVLGSSMGKGGVQGHPVTGGFELEQQKSEERTKNVVPNKRTRTSMVDVRMDVRTNSLVRPSGTVDRDKEKSRITSNGAVQSEERALPIVGDGWEKTKMKKKRSCIKLDGSPSTTLTKPVNTFQETKQGMQQRLVTDSRSKLSNDSHSFRPGVSNGTVGAGKSDGISQQAGLGIRASTPRNNQDNNSPVNDRRGRPVGSDKERVNFRAVNKATARDEFNTASPTASAKMNTAIRAPRSGSGVAPKLSPVVHRAAVPNDWELSHCATKPPAAANNRKRVASARSSSPPVVPWQRPQKSSRTARRTNFMSIVSNNDEAPALDTASDVAGNDLGLGFSRRLAGSSTQQIKLKADPSSSAALSESEESGVADTKPKEKGRKPEEIDQKSGQNVQKVSNLVLPTRKNKLVSEEHGDGVRRQGRTGRSLTATRSLMPMTSEKLGNIGTAKQLRSARLSDKNESKAGRPPSRKLSDRKAYARQKPTINAATDFFVGSEDGHEELLAAVKGLINSAHTFSSPFWRQMEPFFSLITEEDISYWKQKINLESSTSMPTPIPSNIDGCEIVNGYGLTACERDSGSDAQWNAGVISGQLQLSKGDHNMIPLCHRLIAALISEEECSGGSEQFKFGAFDPEFDPDGQSELSGLDYHSGTNFQFACHSASNGYRIIDKPEHDVTHSDIIGIPPTGLNSSFGKSINGFLHDKASMSSFTGSEMQYDSLDINDKILLELKSIGIAPVPEPDMLQTDDEGILEDITKLEELYQGQISKKKSLLDGLFRVASVDKELQEKDFEQRALDKLVVMAYEKYMASWGPSPSGGKNTSNKMAKQAALGFVKRTLERCHQFEETGKSCFSDPLFKDMFLAESSKPHLSSLSVEARTASMGSQQSPSQFSQNMDNHDLHSSDMLPALNHSSDQTSGKEDLWSNRVKKRELSLDDVGGTPGLSSASGIGSSVTSSAKGKRSERDRDGKGHSREVLSRNGTTKVGRPASSSAKGDRKSKTKPKQKASQNSVSVNGLLGKLSEQPKPALSSTPKSNEMPTTSNTKEKDEFGLGGLDDHEPIDLSNLQLPGMDVLGVGDDQGQDLGSWLNIDDDGLQDHDDFMGGLEIPMDDLSDLNMIV